From Planctomycetota bacterium:
ATCGCCGGCATGCAGGACACGGGTCCCGCCGCAGGCAACCTGGTGGTTTTCGACCACGCCGGCAGAGAGTTGTGGCGCTTCCAGACCGGCGGGCCGTGCCCCTACGAGAGCAACGTCCAGGTGAACATGGCGATCACCGGCCTTCTTGTATCGGACGTCCTGCCCGAGCGTGGCGACGAGGTGATTCTCACCACCTGCTCGCAGTGGGCGCCCGGCCGCGCCATCATCCTGAGCGAGGACGGCAAGCTCCTCCGGGCGATGTGGCACCCGGGCGGCTTGAGCGGAGCCGTGCGCATCGGGCAGACCGACCGCCTCGTGTTCTGGGGCTGCAACAACGCGCTTCGCAGGATGAAGTTCAATGACGGTTCTGGCCGGCTTCACTACGCCCTGTTCTGCGTTCGGGCCGCCGACGTGGCCGGGCAGTGCCCCCCGTACAAGGCCCCCGGGGTGCCGCGGGCCGCTGTGCTGTGGTACAAGGTTCTGCGGCCTCAGGGCATGGACTACGAGCGGGTCACCACGCAGGTGAACCTCGCGCCCGAAGGCACACGGGTGGAAGCCTGGGCGAGGCCGGGCTGGGCCTTCTACCTGGACGCCGACGGCAACGTCATCGGCCGCGAGCGCGGCGACGACGCCCAGGACCCGCCTCCCGAGCTCGTGGATGTGCTGGCGGCTCTGGGGGATGGCTAGGAGCCTGTCCAAGAATCCCCGTGGGCTGCGTTGCCGGCGTCAGCGGGCTGGAGGCGAGGCGCGGCGACGCAGGCGATGCCCTGGAATGCATCGCTGAGGAGCCGCAACGTGGCAGCCGGCCCGCTGACGCCGCAACCCGAAGGGACGCCGCGACTTCAGGCCGCCCGCGGTGTCGCTCATCGTCCGCGATGCGCTCCGTTGCATCGCCTCCTCCTCGCTCCTTGCGTGCGGCCCGAACCGGCGGCGTCGCAGTCTCACGCGGATTCTCGGACAGGCTCCTAGCGACTTCGGCGCCGCACGAGTGCGGCCAGGCCCACTGCCAGCAGACTCAGCGTGGCAGGTTCTGGGATCGCCAGGGCGACCAGGCCGGTGAGGTAGACGCCCTGGCCCGCCTCGCCCTGCCCGATCCAGAGCGCGGCGTTCGTGGTATCCCATAGGTGCGGCTGAAATGGGTCGGTGAGGGCTCCGATCTCGATGGCGTATTGGAGCTCGCCGCCAGGCACATCCAGGATGCCGCTGTAGAGGAAGATGGGGAGCATGTCGGTGGGGGCGATCGAGCGCGTCCCGCCGGCGGCGATGCTGAGGGTGAAGCTGCCGGCGAAGTGCAAGTCGCCCAGAATGGCGACGACGTCGCTGCCCGCGCGATCGAACGTCCAGTCATAGACCAGCCCATCCCCCAGGCGCAGGTGGCCGTTGACCGCGGCTGTGCCCGAGCCGCGGCCCGCGACGGCGAGCCGCCTGTCCACCACGAAGTCGCCGGCCAGTGTAGCGCCGTCGCCGAGGGTCGCGCTGCTGAAGCCCACGGGCTGCGAGATGGCATCGAGGCGGGTGCCGCTGAGCATCGCGAGATTGCCCATGCGCACGGGGCCGCCCGCGCCGGCCGGCACGCGGAGGTCCAGCGTGCCGCTGGTGACGGCGAGGCCGCCCTCAAAGAAGACCGACGCCGCCTGGCTGGCGTCAATCGTGGCGCTGCTGCCGGCGCCGGGGTCGCTGTTCAGGATGACGCCGGCGGGCACGCTCACCCTGCCTCCCGGGGCGATGACGAGGGCGGCGTGGCTGCCGAGGCCCACCGTGCCACCGCCGGTTACCTCGAAGCTGGGTGTGTTGACGCCGGCATCGAGGATCACGCCCGTGTTGGTGCCCGTGACCGAGGCGGCGCCTCCTGCGGTCGGCGCCAGCGTGAGACTGCCGGCGATGGCGAGCCCCGAGGCGGAGCCGATGGAGTCGAAGAGGGCGACGCCAGACCCTTCGAGGGTGAGCCGGGCGTTGGGGTCGAGCCTCAGGTTGCCGAGGCGCGCGGGGCCGCCCGAGAGGCCGCCCAGGCTGAAGCTGCGGAGTTCCACGCCCGACAGGGCGCGGTTCCACGCGGCCACGTCATCAAGGTTGCCATTGAAATACTGGCCGGCCTGGAGCCTCGCGCCCATCCCGAACTCGTCGCGAAGGTCCAGGGGCCAGGCGGGGCGGAACTCGGATACGGGATTGGGGTCGCCATCGAGATAAAGCCGCACGTCGGTGCCGTCGTAAGTGGCCGCGAAGAAGTGCCAGTTGGGGTCGCTGGTGAGTGGGCCAAAGTTCTCCTCCTGCCCGTAGAGGTGGAGGCAGTAGGGCTTTGGGGCCGCGCCGCCGCAGACCTCGATGTCGAAGTAACGGCCGTTGCCGTCGGCACCGACTGGGCTCCAACCGAAGATGCCCGTCCAGTCGCCATCGGCGCCGTTCGCATCGTTGGACTTGACCCATCCCGCGATCGTGCGGGGCGCGTTGCCGCTGAGCCCGAGGGCGCCGATCCCGACGAAGTCATTGATGCCGTCGAACCTCAGGGACGTTCCCCGGACGACGTCGCTATCCCAGGCCGCGCCCGAGATGGCGCCATCCCTGGCGTTGCCGGAGCGGTCCAGCGCCGCGGCCCCTGCGCCCTCGTTGAGGGGCCAGTAGCCGAGCAGGCCGGCCTGGAGAGCAGGGTCGAGAACGCCCACTGGCGGCGCGAGGATCGTCAGGCTGCTGACCGCGGCTGGATCCCCGTTGGCTACGTGGAGAGTGCCGTGGAAGTCCACAGCGGCGATGGAGAGGTCGAGGGTGAGCGAGCCGCCGACCACGATGTTGCCCGTGCCGCCGAGCATTGCCGCCATCATGGTATCGAGTGTCGCCCCCGGGTCAAGGGCCAGCGTGCCTGTGGGGTCCAGGTAGATGCCGCCGCTCCCTAGCTGGAGCGTGCCGCCGGCATTGACGCGCACCGTGCCGTTGCTGCCGATGTAGAGCTTGTGAGCCTGCCCCGTGACGCCGCTGGCGATGGTTGCCACCTGGTCGGCCGTGGGCGCCTGGACGATGGCTGTGATGCCCAACTCGGGTGTGGGGCCGGCGCCTGAGTTCCAGCTCGCAGGGGCCTGCCACGCAGTGGTCCCGCCCGAGCTTGCGGAACTCGTCCATGTTGAGGGCGGCTCCACACGCTGCAACTCCCAGAAATCGGCCTGACGACGGTCCACCACCACGCTGTAGACGATTCCTGACCCATCGGGACGAAACTGAGGATACAGGCTGTTCCAGGGGTCGTTGTTCAACTGGCGCCTGAGGGTTGGATCACTGGCGCTCATGATCCAGATGTCGGACCAGGGGCCCCCATCCTCCGTGGACTGATAGACGATCCACTGGCCGTCGGGGCTGAAGGCCGGGTAGCCCTGGGCCGCGGGTTCGAAGGTCAGTTGCGTCTCGACGGCGGTGAGCAGATCGTACTTGAAAAGGTCGAAGGGGATGCCCCATTCGTCCTGAGAGTTGTAGACGACATACCGGCCATTGGGGGATACGCGGGGCTGCTGCTTGTCGTCGCCGGAGCTGATCTGCCTCAGGTTGCCCCCATCGGCATCGGCGATCCACACACTCATGGGCACCGAGATGTAGCGCAGGAATACGAGGCGGCCATCGGGCAACTCGTTCGCCACCTGCACGGCGAAGGGGACCGGGGTCGCCAGCATCTTGTTCGCCCCATCGGTGTCCATGCGCCAGAATCCGTGGAGGCTAGACGGAGCGGGGTTGGGATAGAGGATGTGGCGCCCGTCCCGGGTGTAGCCCGGGCTGATGGAGTCGGAGGCGAGCACCTGTTGCGGGCCGATCCCGAGGCTGTTCACCTTGTGGATCTGGTACTGGCCGCCGCTGCTCCAGGTGAAGGCAATCTCCGCGCCGTTGGGAGCGTGCGCGTGGTCGCCCTCGCTCCAGTCGGGCGTGAAGGTCAACTGGCGCGGGACCCAAGCCGCCTCCATCAGCCCTGCGTGAGCGTGGGGAGCGGCGTAACAGGCTAGCCAGACGACCGCGGCCATGGCGTAGCGCCACCTGCCCTGGTGTCGTCCCCTTGAGGCACGTTCCCCGAACTGCCTACACCGGCAATGGCGCAAGAGCATTCGAGTGGTGGCCCCGCCAAGGGTCCTATCTGGCCCTCACCGAAGTGGCAGCATAGCCCCGGCACCTCAGATTGTCAACACCTCTCGCTCCGGACAGCGAGGGGCCGCTACTTCGCGGGTTTGGCCTCCCTGAGTTTCTGCTGGGCGCGGTCGAGCGTTTCCTGGGCCTGCTTTCTCAGTCCGTCGTTCTTGGTGACTTCGAGGACCTTCTGCATAGCGGCCTTGACCGCCTCGGCGTTGGCGGGGTGGTTCCAGATGTCGCGGCCGATGCGCACGGCGGCGTGGGCGGCCTCCTCCTTGAGCGCCTCGACCTCGAGGCACGGCACGACGGCCTGAAGGGCGGCGAGGTCGCGGGCCTCGGCCAGGCCGCTGATGGCCTGACGCTTCTCGTCGGGCCGCTTGGCCGTCTCCAGCCCCACGATGAGCATCTTCGCCGTCTCCGCCGCCGGGCGGTTGCTCTGGAGGCGGCAGACGCGGATGTAGCCTCGGATGGCGAGAACCTGGTGGGTCTCGGTGGCCGCGGTCCTGGCGATCTCCAGGAGGTCGGGGGCGGCCGCCGCGTCGGGCCATTCGGCGAGGGCGCGGATGGCTGCGTCCTTGACCTTCTCATCCTGGTCCTTCAGGGCGGCGCGAACGGCGGCGAGGGACTTGTCCCCTCCGATACGGCCGGCCACGGTCAGCAGGGAGAGCCTTGCCGGGCCGCTGGCGGTCTCCAACGCCTTGAGCACGGCCTCGGACCGCTTGTCGGCATCCAGATCGCGCCGGGCGATGTTGACGAGCGCCTCCTTGGCCTCGTTGCGGGTGCCGTCGTCTTGGGTCTTCACGAGCAGGGCGGCCACGGCGCTCATCGCCTCGGTGGGCGCCAGGGCGCCAAGGGCCTTCAGCGCTTCCGCTCGAATGCCGCCGTCGGGGTCCTCGGCGGCCTTGAGGAGAGCCGGCGTGGCGGCGGCGAAGCGGCGGGTGGCGAGGGCGCGGATGGCCTCGGCGCGGAGCTTCAGGTCATCGCCCTCCAGCGCGGCGAGGAGGGCCTTGTCAATGCCGTCGCCTCGAATGGCTTCGAGGCTGCGGCGCGCGGTTGCCTGAGCCGCGCTGGCCTGGGCGGCGACCTTGAGGAGGAGCGGCACGACGCTGGTGTCGCCGAGGAGGCCCAAGCCGCGGACGGCCTGGTCGCGGACGGCCGGGTCGGCGTCCTCGACAGCGGCGACGAAGGTGGGCAAGGCTCTCTTGTCGGCGCGGCGGGCCAGTGCCTGGAGAAGGGCCAGCTTCACCAGGGGGGCGGCGCCCTGGACGCGTGCGGCGATGGCCGGGGTGGCCTTCTCGCCCTCGAGCATGCAGAGGGCCTCGACGGAAGCGCCCAGGAGCCCGTCGGCCGGCTCGGCCAGGGAGCCGAGGATGGTGGGCAACTCCTCTACGCCGCCGGCGCGGGCGATGCCCACGATGGCGCCGCAGCGTGCGAACGGCGGGGAATCGGCAGCGAGCAGCTTCTTGTAGATGCCGAGCGCCAGCGCCTTGTCGCCGGCGGCGGTGAGGGCATCGGCGAGCATCAGGTAGGCATCCACGGCGGCCTGCTTTGCCGCGGGGGAGCCCTTGGCCAGGGCAGCGGCAATCGGCGCGGCGCCCGCTTTGTCGCCCAGCTTGCCCAGGCCGCGGACGGCCGCGGTGCGGACGTCGTCATTGTCCGACGCCGCCTCCTTGACCAGGGTGTCGAGTGCCGCGGCGTCGCGGCGCTCGGCGATGGCATTCAGGAGGGCCGCGCGCCAGGCCGGCGTGTCGGCGGTCGCAACGGCTTTGATGAGGGCCAGCGTGGCCTCCTTGGCCGAGTTCTTCTGGAGGGCGCGGCGGGCGGATTCGCGGACGTTCTCGTCCTTGTCGCCCAGCGCGGCTCCCAGTGCGGCGACGGCCTCGGCGCGCCCGATGCGTTCGAGCATGCGGATGAGCCACGTGCGCGCGAGGGGCGGCACGTCCGGCCCGAGCCGGGCCGCGATGGCCTTGGCGCAGGCCGCGCGGTCGGCCTCGGCGCCGGGACGGCTGGCCTGGAAGGCGATGCGCTCGAGAGTCCTCGTGGGGCCGCCGCGCTTGTTGGGGTCCTCGTTTCCCATGTCGGGCATCAAGGCATCGAGGACCTTGGCATAGGCCGCATCCAGTTGTTCAGGCGTTCGTTCGGACGCGGGCTTCTCGCCGGTGAACTCCTTGGTGAGTTCCGCCGGGTCGGGTTCTCCGGCGCCCAGAGGTGCGGCCCACACCGCGATCGTGAGGGCAAGGATGGCGATGCAGTGGCGTCTCATGTGTGGGGTCTCCTAGAGGGTCCAGGGCGCGCGGTATGGACGGTCCACCCAGCGGTTGAGCTCGGGGTCGCCGACGATTTCCTCCTTGACGGGGTCGAACTTGAAGCTTCGCCCGGACCAGAAGGCGATGTTGGCGAGGTGGCAGGTGACCATGGTGCGGTGTGCGAGCTCGATATCGCGGAAGGGGCGCTCGCGGGTCTTGACGCAATGGATGAAGTCGCCGAGGATGCCGCCGCGGCCTTTGTAGCCCTGGATGTAGGTGGGCGGCGGGGCGATGCGCGGCTTGCCGCGCTCGGGGACCTCGCCCAGGTCGCCCTTGAAGCCGAGGGGGCCGTCCCACGCGCCGCCGAGGTACAGCCGCACGCCGTCGGCATAGATGTAGGTGAGGTGCTTGAACTCCTTGCCGTCGGGGGGGTGGACCTCGACGGGCACGGGCTTGTCGTGGAGTTGGGCGGCGAAGAGCCCGCCGCCGACGTGGTGGGCGCCCCAGTCGGTCATCCCTCCGCCCGAGAAGTCGCGGCAGCCGCGCCAGTTGAACGGGTGGTAGCCCTTGTTGTAGGGGCGCCAGGGGGCGGGGCCGAGCCACATGTCCCAATCGAGGCCTTCGGGCACGGGCTCGGCGGGCAGCAGCATCTCGCCGGAGGGGCCGCCGATGTTGATGAAGACCTCCTGGAGCTTCCCCGCCACGCCGCCCCACATGACGCGGTGGTACCAGTTGTAGTCCTCCCAGACCCGCTGGCTGCCGCCCGAGAAGACGCGGCCGTAGCGGCGGGCCGTCTCCACCATGATCCGGCCCTCGCGGATCGTGAGGGTCTCGGGCTTCTGGCAGAAGACGTCCTTGCCATTCTTCATCGCGGTCACGGTGATCAGGGCGTGCCAGTGGTCGGGGGTGCCGCAGGAGATGGCGTCAATGTCGGGGCGGGTCACCACCTCGCGGAAGTCGCCGTAGTCGTCGCAGCCCTTGTAGACGCCGCTGGCCTTTTGCTGGGCGTAGCGCCCCTCGACGCCCTGCTTGGCGCGCGAGCGCGCCGAGTAGTCCACGTCGCACACAGCGACGCCCTGGACCTCCGGGAAGCCGAGGAGGCCGCCCATGTCGCCCGAGCCCATGCCTCCGAGGCCGATGAAGCCCATGGTGATGCGGTCGCTGGGCGCGGGGCGGCCGCCCTGGCCGAGCGCCGTGGCGGGCGCGACATACGGCGCAACCACGGCCGCGGCGGCGCCCACCTTGAGAAAGCCGCGGCGGCTGATGGCGTGTCTCGTGCGCATGTCTGGCTCCTCCTGCCCCCCTTGCACGTACGGCGTCACTTGCCCGGAACACCTTCGGGCGACCGCTGGATTATGCGCCGTCGGGGGCGGGAAGTCAAACGGATTCTGAGGGATGTGACGAAAGGCGCCATTTCGGCGCGCCCTCGCCTTCAGCTTCACGGAAGGCCGAGGGGCGGGGTCCGCTGGCCTCAGGCAAGGCAGGGGGTGAGTGGGATCAGTAGACCCGACGTTGGCGCGAGGAGGGGACGCCCAGGGCCTTGCGGTACTTGGTGACGGTGCGGCGGGCGATGTCGAGGCCCTGAGCCTGGAGCTTGGCGGCGATCTCATCGTCCGAGAGGGGATTGCGCTTGTCCTCGGTCTCGAGCACCTGCTTGACGATGTGCTTGACGCTCTTGCGCGAGCGGACGCGTCCGTCGGTGGTGCGGGTGCCGCCGGTGAAGAAGAAGCGGAGCGGGAAGATGCCCGAGGGCGTTTGCATGTACTTGTCGGCGATGGCGCGGCAGACGGTGGAGACGTGGACGCCGGTGGCGGCGGCGATGGCCTGCATCTTCAGCGGCACCAGGTGCGCGATGCCCTTGGCGAGGAAGGGCTGCTGGACGTCTACGATGGCGCGCGCGATCTTCTGGAGAGTGTTGCGCCGCTGCTCGATGGACTCGATGAGCCATCGGGCGGCCTGAATCTTCTTGCGGATGTAGTCCTTGGCGGTGTCCGAGGTGCCGGCGTCGCGCAGGAGGCGCGAGTAGGCCGAGTTGATGTAGATGCGCGGGATGCGGTCGTCCTCGAGGCGGACCTCGTAATGGCCGTCCACGTACTCGACCACGATGTCGGGGATCACGTAGGCGGAGGACTCGGCGGCGAAGGCCATGCCGGGCTTGGGGTTGAGGTGGCTGATGAACTCGATGGCTTCGCGGACCTCCTCGAGCGAGGCGCCGGTTTCCTTGGCGATCTTGGGGATGCGGTTCATCCACAGGTCTTCGAGGTGGTTGGCGATGATGCGGCGGGCGAGGGTGTGCTCGTGGTCGTGGCGCATCTGGAGGAAGAGGCACTCTTTGAGGTCGCGGGCGCCCACGCCCGGCGGGTCGAGGGATTGGATGATCTCGAGCGCGCGCTGGGCCTGGTCGAGAGTGGCCAGGCTGTCCATCGACTCCAGAATCTCCTCGAGGGAGTACTGGAGATAGCCGTCGTCGTCAATGTTGTAGATGATGTTCTCGGCGATGTCGCGCAGGTCGTCGGGGGTGTCCAGCAGGCTGTACTGATCGAAGAGATAGTCCTGGAGCGAGATGGGGCGCGCGGCCGTGTTCTGCATCGCCTCGTACTTGCGGTCGGTCTCCGTGGGATCGGGCGCGCGGCGATAGGTCTGTGAGCCGTACTCGCGGACGACATCCTCGATCTGGCGGAGCTTCTCGAACTCCTGGTCGCTGTGGGTGCGTTCTTCCTGGGGTTCGGCCTCGGCGTCGCGGTCCTGCTCCTGTTGCTCCTCGATAGCGGGGGTGTCGGCCATCTCGAGGACGGGGTTTTCGAGGAGTTCCTGCTTGAGGCGCTGCTGGAGCTCGAGGGCGGGGAGTTGGAGGATTTCGATGGACTGGATGATCTGCGGGGCGAGCTTCATGCGAAGCTCGGGCCTCTGTTGCAGCAGCGCTTCCATCCGCATCTGCATATCGAACGTCCTCTGGGCGCCTCTCTGGGGCGCCCGGCTCCCTAGCCCCGAAGCCCAGGTCCACCGATACTATACGCGCAAAGGCGTGCGTTGTCTAGCCGTGAATCTCGCGCCGGCCCTCCAGCGCATCCCGGAGGATCGACTCGGTCGCGTACTCGATCTGGCTGCCGGTGGGGATGCCGCGGGCCGGCAGCGTGATTCGGACGTTCAGGGGCTGCAACAGCCGCGCGAGATGCTGCGCGGTCACGTCGCCCTCGAGGTCCGGGTTCGTGTACAGGATGACCTCCTTCACCCCTGTGGCCTTGATGCGTCGCACCAGGTGGTCCACCGTCAGGTCCTCCGGGTGCACGCCCTCGAGCGGGGCGATGCGCCCCATGAGGACATGGTAAACGCCGCGGTAGCCGCCGGTCTTCTCGATGGCCAGCAGGTCCCGGGGTTGCTCGACGACGCACAGCACGGTGGTGTCGCGGCGCGGGTCGGAGCAGATGGCGCACGGGTCGCGTTCGGTGACGTTGCAGCACTGGGAGCAATGGCGGGTGTTGCGCTTGACGTCGCGGATGGCCTGGGCCAAGGCCTCGGCCTCCTCCTGGGGAACCTTGAGGAGGTGCAGGGCGAGGCGCTCCGCCGACCGGGCGCCGATGCCCGGCAGCTTGCCCAGTTCCGCCATCAGGCGCGAGAGAGATTCGGTGTAGACGCTCGCCATCGGCTGCCTCGCGGCCTAGAACATGCCCGGGAGCGGTATGCCGCCGGTGACCTTGCTCATCTCGTCCTGCGCGAGGTCGTGGGCTTTCTTCAGGCCGGCCCTGGCGGCGGCAAGGATCAGGTCCTCCAGCATCGCCACATCCTTCGGGTCCACCACGGCCGGGTCGATCTTCACGGCCACGATCTCTTGCTTGCCGTTGACGAGGACGCGGACCATGTTTCCGCCGGCGGTGCCCTCGACGATGCGGTCCTTGAGGCCCTGCTGGACCTCCGAGAGACGTTGCTGCATCTTCTGCGCCTGCCGCACCAGGTCCCCCATCCCGCCGCCGCCACCGCCGAATCCGCGTGCCATCGTTCACTTCTCCCGATTGATGACGATGCCCTGGAGGATGTGCAGCGCCTTGCCGATCACGGGGTTGGCCGCCGCCTCCTCCTGAAGTCTGCTGTGCTCCTCCGCCAGCCGCTCGGGGTCGCTCTCCGCCTCAGTGGCCGCCGGCGCGGTCATGGGGGCGGGGGGCGAAGGCTTTTTTTTTTCGTCCGCCGCGGGCGGCGGCGCCGGCCGTGGGGCGGGCGGATGCCCCGCGGGAGCCTGCGGCGGGGCGGACGAGGCGCCCAGCCGCGTCTCGAGGGCCTGGAGGCGTTCGAGAAGCTCCGCGAGGGGCACAAGGCCGTCGCCCTGCGCCAGCTTGACGAGGGCCAGTTCGATCGGCAGGCGGCTCTGGGAGCTCTCCTTCACCCGGCGGAGCGTGTCCCAGAGCACCTGGCTCATGTAGAGCAGCCCGTCCACCGTGAAGCGCTGGCGCTGGCGGTCCAGCTCCTTGAGATCCTCCGGAATCTCATCCACCAGGGCGGCGTCGGGCCCGCACACGGCCAGAAGAAGGAGCGAGCGAGTGTGGTCAATGAGCTGGTGGAGCAGGTTCTCGGTGTCCTTGCCGTCCTGGATGGCGCGATGGACGATGAGGAGGGCCTGGTCGGCCCGATGGTCGGCGAGGTGGTCGAGAAGCTTGAAGATGTCGCGGCGGGGCAGGGCGCCGAGTGCGTCCTCGACCTCCTGGGCGGTCGCCTTGCCGCCGCTGTAGGAGAGGAGCTGGTCGAGCAGCGTTTCGGCATCGCGCATGCCGCCCTTGGTGCTGCGGGCGATGAGGTGGATGGCCTCGGGGTCGGCCTTGGCGTTCTCGGTCTTGGCGATCTGCTGGAGGCGGCGGACGATGTCGGCGGTGGAGATGCGGCGGAAGTCGAATCGTTGGCAACGCGAGTGGATGGTCTCGGGCAGCCGGTGCGGCTCGGTGGTGCAGAAGATGAACTTCACGTGGGGCGGCGGCTCTTCGAGCGTCTTGAGGAAGGCGTTGAAGGCCGAGCGGCTCAGCATGTGCACTTCGTCAATGATGTAGATCTTGTGGCGCGCGCGGGCCGGGGCGAAACGCACGTTGTCGCGGAGCACGCGCACGTCGTCCACGCTGGTGTTCGACGCGGCGTCCACCTCGATGACGTCCATGTCGTCGCCACGGGTGATGCTGGTGCAGAAGGTGCAGGCGTTGCAGGGGTCGGGGGTGGGGCCCTTCTCGCAGTTGAGGGCCTTGGCGAGGAGGCGGGCCGTGGTGGTCTTGCCCACGCCGCGGGGGCCGCTGAACAGGTAGGCGTGCGCCACGCGGCCCGCGGCGATTGCGTTGCGCAGCGTGGTGGTCACCCCCTCCTGCCCGACCACGTCGTCGAACGTCTGGGGCCGGTACTTGCGCGCCAGGACCAGATAATCCACGAGCCGTCGCCCTCTATCGTTGCCGCCCGCCGCTGGCGAGCGGGGAGTAGGCTGGCCGTGCACTCTCCCTCGACACTGTCCCTGGCCGCCGAACGCGGCAGTTGGCTCCAGCCAGGCAACCCCACGGCACATGGGACGTAATGCTTAAGGCTGCTTCCTCTCGGACCTGACCTGGTTCACATCCACCCATTGCATGGGACCCAGCCTTCAGCACCACTTACCGCGCCGTGTCGGCCAGAGGCGAGAGCCTCAGGAGAGCTTTCGACCCCGGTATAGCGGATTCCGGGTTACAGGGCACCGCTAGTTCCCCGTCTAGCACGGCCATATTTCAGTTCTTCGTCTCCTTCGCGCCAGGCGATGGTTTCCTGTTGATGAGCACCTGCTCGATGAGCAGGTCCTCGATGGGCACGGGAGCGCCGTCGGCGGAGCGCGTGGCGGCGGCGCCGAGGCGCTTCGCAACGTCCAGGCCCCCCTCGACGTGGGCGAACACGGTATAGTCGCCCTCGAGGTGGTCCTGGTCGCTCAGCAGGATCATCAGGCGGCCGGGCAGAGTGCGGCCGTCGGCCCCGCGGTCCATCAGCACGGCGCCCGCGATGGCCGAGCTGGGCGCGGCCTCGTAGGCCAGGGGTTCGGCCGCATCCTTCGCGCCCGGCGGCCCGATCAGAATCATCCGATCCTTGAAGGCGCACGTCACGCGCGCCCCGTCGTACGCGCCGCGCTCGGCCAGCTTCACAAAGGTCCGCACCGCGTTCGGCGCCGCGTCGGGAGACAGGTCGAGCGTGATGTCGCCCATGTTGGTGCGCAGCGTGGCCGTATACTCGCGGAGCCGCTCCGTGGCGGGATGGGGCTTCTTCGTTGGGCCAGGCAGGCCCCACGGCAGGGCGCCGGCCCAGCCGGACATGGCAGAAAGCCCCAGAATGGCGGAGGCAAGGGCAAGCAGGCGTCTCATGATTCGCATTCCCCGGTTATCCTCTCGCGGATGCGGCAAACACTCTCTGGCGGAGAGGGGGGGATTCGAACCCCCGAGCCCCCTTACGGAGACCACACGCTTTCCAAGCGTGCTCCTTAAGCCACTCGGACACCTCTCCAGACCGCCGCGCGGGTCCCGAAGTCTCAAATGGCCTTGGCGGAGAGGGGGGGATTCGAACCCCCGGGAGATGTGATAACACCTCCACCGGTTTTCGAAACCGGCCCATTCGGCCGCTCTGGCACCTCTCCAGTCTGATGCGGTCCTCGCGCTCCCGACGGGCGCAACCGGGCGCG
This genomic window contains:
- a CDS encoding Gfo/Idh/MocA family oxidoreductase, producing the protein MRTRHAISRRGFLKVGAAAAVVAPYVAPATALGQGGRPAPSDRITMGFIGLGGMGSGDMGGLLGFPEVQGVAVCDVDYSARSRAKQGVEGRYAQQKASGVYKGCDDYGDFREVVTRPDIDAISCGTPDHWHALITVTAMKNGKDVFCQKPETLTIREGRIMVETARRYGRVFSGGSQRVWEDYNWYHRVMWGGVAGKLQEVFINIGGPSGEMLLPAEPVPEGLDWDMWLGPAPWRPYNKGYHPFNWRGCRDFSGGGMTDWGAHHVGGGLFAAQLHDKPVPVEVHPPDGKEFKHLTYIYADGVRLYLGGAWDGPLGFKGDLGEVPERGKPRIAPPPTYIQGYKGRGGILGDFIHCVKTRERPFRDIELAHRTMVTCHLANIAFWSGRSFKFDPVKEEIVGDPELNRWVDRPYRAPWTL
- the rpoN gene encoding RNA polymerase factor sigma-54 encodes the protein MQMRMEALLQQRPELRMKLAPQIIQSIEILQLPALELQQRLKQELLENPVLEMADTPAIEEQQEQDRDAEAEPQEERTHSDQEFEKLRQIEDVVREYGSQTYRRAPDPTETDRKYEAMQNTAARPISLQDYLFDQYSLLDTPDDLRDIAENIIYNIDDDGYLQYSLEEILESMDSLATLDQAQRALEIIQSLDPPGVGARDLKECLFLQMRHDHEHTLARRIIANHLEDLWMNRIPKIAKETGASLEEVREAIEFISHLNPKPGMAFAAESSAYVIPDIVVEYVDGHYEVRLEDDRIPRIYINSAYSRLLRDAGTSDTAKDYIRKKIQAARWLIESIEQRRNTLQKIARAIVDVQQPFLAKGIAHLVPLKMQAIAAATGVHVSTVCRAIADKYMQTPSGIFPLRFFFTGGTRTTDGRVRSRKSVKHIVKQVLETEDKRNPLSDDEIAAKLQAQGLDIARRTVTKYRKALGVPSSRQRRVY
- a CDS encoding HEAT repeat domain-containing protein translates to MRRHCIAILALTIAVWAAPLGAGEPDPAELTKEFTGEKPASERTPEQLDAAYAKVLDALMPDMGNEDPNKRGGPTRTLERIAFQASRPGAEADRAACAKAIAARLGPDVPPLARTWLIRMLERIGRAEAVAALGAALGDKDENVRESARRALQKNSAKEATLALIKAVATADTPAWRAALLNAIAERRDAAALDTLVKEAASDNDDVRTAAVRGLGKLGDKAGAAPIAAALAKGSPAAKQAAVDAYLMLADALTAAGDKALALGIYKKLLAADSPPFARCGAIVGIARAGGVEELPTILGSLAEPADGLLGASVEALCMLEGEKATPAIAARVQGAAPLVKLALLQALARRADKRALPTFVAAVEDADPAVRDQAVRGLGLLGDTSVVPLLLKVAAQASAAQATARRSLEAIRGDGIDKALLAALEGDDLKLRAEAIRALATRRFAAATPALLKAAEDPDGGIRAEALKALGALAPTEAMSAVAALLVKTQDDGTRNEAKEALVNIARRDLDADKRSEAVLKALETASGPARLSLLTVAGRIGGDKSLAAVRAALKDQDEKVKDAAIRALAEWPDAAAAPDLLEIARTAATETHQVLAIRGYIRVCRLQSNRPAAETAKMLIVGLETAKRPDEKRQAISGLAEARDLAALQAVVPCLEVEALKEEAAHAAVRIGRDIWNHPANAEAVKAAMQKVLEVTKNDGLRKQAQETLDRAQQKLREAKPAK
- a CDS encoding PEP-CTERM sorting domain-containing protein, whose protein sequence is MAAVVWLACYAAPHAHAGLMEAAWVPRQLTFTPDWSEGDHAHAPNGAEIAFTWSSGGQYQIHKVNSLGIGPQQVLASDSISPGYTRDGRHILYPNPAPSSLHGFWRMDTDGANKMLATPVPFAVQVANELPDGRLVFLRYISVPMSVWIADADGGNLRQISSGDDKQQPRVSPNGRYVVYNSQDEWGIPFDLFKYDLLTAVETQLTFEPAAQGYPAFSPDGQWIVYQSTEDGGPWSDIWIMSASDPTLRRQLNNDPWNSLYPQFRPDGSGIVYSVVVDRRQADFWELQRVEPPSTWTSSASSGGTTAWQAPASWNSGAGPTPELGITAIVQAPTADQVATIASGVTGQAHKLYIGSNGTVRVNAGGTLQLGSGGIYLDPTGTLALDPGATLDTMMAAMLGGTGNIVVGGSLTLDLSIAAVDFHGTLHVANGDPAAVSSLTILAPPVGVLDPALQAGLLGYWPLNEGAGAAALDRSGNARDGAISGAAWDSDVVRGTSLRFDGINDFVGIGALGLSGNAPRTIAGWVKSNDANGADGDWTGIFGWSPVGADGNGRYFDIEVCGGAAPKPYCLHLYGQEENFGPLTSDPNWHFFAATYDGTDVRLYLDGDPNPVSEFRPAWPLDLRDEFGMGARLQAGQYFNGNLDDVAAWNRALSGVELRSFSLGGLSGGPARLGNLRLDPNARLTLEGSGVALFDSIGSASGLAIAGSLTLAPTAGGAASVTGTNTGVILDAGVNTPSFEVTGGGTVGLGSHAALVIAPGGRVSVPAGVILNSDPGAGSSATIDASQAASVFFEGGLAVTSGTLDLRVPAGAGGPVRMGNLAMLSGTRLDAISQPVGFSSATLGDGATLAGDFVVDRRLAVAGRGSGTAAVNGHLRLGDGLVYDWTFDRAGSDVVAILGDLHFAGSFTLSIAAGGTRSIAPTDMLPIFLYSGILDVPGGELQYAIEIGALTDPFQPHLWDTTNAALWIGQGEAGQGVYLTGLVALAIPEPATLSLLAVGLAALVRRRSR